The Calothrix sp. PCC 7507 DNA segment ACTAACGCAGGTGGTGGCATATCTTGCGTAATCGTGTTGCTGCGTTGCCCCCCTAAAGCTGTATACCCTTCTTCGGTCAGTATGGTTAAGTCCGGCAAGCGTACCTTTGCCCGTTTGCCACTGACGACAATTTCCATATCTTTGAGGTTGATTAGCACAATTGAAATGTACTTTGCTAATTCCAACATCAATAATTTGGCAAGCTTGCAGTTTTCTGGCGACTCGGTTGGCATTTCTACTAACTCTCCATCCACTAATTCATAGCGTGTGTCAGTGCCATCGTCATAGGCTAGGTATTCCGCCATCGTCATGAGCTTAGAGGTACTGGGTGCAGTTTGAGTCATGGTGAGGAATCTCCGCGATCGCCATAGCAACGTTGTGAGAATAGAAGACTTGATGTGCCAATCTTAGCAAATCCTAGTAATGCCAAATAACGCTTGCAAGCCCCAGTGAGAAGCGCTAAGAGTTCCCTATTCCCGCCCCATATTCGTGAATGAGTCTTTGACTCGACAGGGAAAACAGGAAAGTTATCGGCAATTATCGCAATGTCCACAACGCCAATTTGCAGCTTCTTTGTCAAACCCAAAAGCATTTAACAAAAACTGCCAGCGACATTGTTTAGTATTCAGGTATTGACTCATTTGCTGGGCAGCGTGTGATTGTGGAGATGGCTGATTTTTAGCTTTTTGCTCAATTTTATAATGGAAGGGGTCAAGCCATTTTAACTGACCATTGCTGTGGAGTAGAGAAAGTGCGATCGCTGCATCAGGAAATTGTCGCGTCACTGCGGTTACTTCTCCCTGTGGCGGTAGTTGTTTCACCAGTTGCTGTGCTGTTCGCTGTTGCTTGAGCATTTGGTCATGAAAAAATTGTTGTCTTTGCTTATCCTCTGAATCTAACCATCCGGTAGGTTCACTTACCAATGTCAGCGCCTCTGCTGGTTTCCCATCCCTTCCAGCCCGGCCAATTTCTTGCACATATTCAGATAGTAGGTGCGGTGCGTGAAAATGAACTACCCATCGCACATCTGGCTTATTTATCCCCATCCCAAAGGCACAGGTGCAGACAACAAAGGGGATTTCACCACCCAACCAGCTAGCTTCCACAGCGCGACGTTCTGCTGCACCCAACCCCGCATGATAGCTCGTTGTCGCAAAACCCATATCTGCTAACCATGCAGCTAAATTTTCACTATCTCGCCTAGTACAGGACGGCGGAAATAAACCGAGTATTAAACAGCCAAAACTTTACCCTTATATGTCCACTTGAAAGGTTTAGCCATTGTTTGATTAAAGTAGTCAATAAAAGCAAGAATTCTAGTTTTGAGATCATCCTGACTCTGGAAACTGGCTCTTCTTAGTAACTTCCGTACCAAAATACTAAACCAAATTTCAATTTGGTTGAGCCAAGAAGAATGTAGTGGTGTGTAATGGAAAACGATTTGATGTGTGGGGTCACTTAAAAAAGCTGCACGAGATTTCATTGATTTGAGGATGCCACTTTTACCCTTAATGCCAAGGTTGATGTTTAAACCTTCAATTTGTGCAACAAAACGAACTAAGGACTCCGATTGATGAGTGTTCAGGCAATCCATAATTAAATGCCATTTTTTCGCATTGGGGTCAGTGGCAATAGTTTGATGAATATGAAAGATAAAATCAACTTCTGTTCTGGAATCTCCACAAGTTGGTCTGATAATTTGACCAGTGGCAACATCGAAACTGGCTATCAAGGTTTGCGTACCGTGACGAATATATTCAAATTCCCTTCTTTCAACTTTGCCCGGTCGCATTGGTAAGTCTTTTTCTATGCGCTCAGTAGCTTGAATACCTGTCATCTCATCAATAGATATTGTGCGTTCCCCCTTTAGATGACGGTCAATCGCATTTAAATACAAATCTGTAATATCTTCAACTTTTGCATCAAATTTTTCATCCAGGGGGGGGAGTCAGCCAGTACCGACTTTGGTGTGGCTTCAATTGAGCTTCTTCTAATAGTCTTCCCACATGGCGAACAGATATACTTTCGATAATCCCTTGTTTTGTAATTTCATCTGTCAGTTCTCTAGATGTCCAGTGACTTATTGTCCGACCGTAATCTTCTGGCGGCGAACAGGCAAGCGCAAACAACTCTATTACTTGTTCCATGCTAAATTTTACTGGTGCGCCAGTACGCTCTTGATCTTGTAATCTTTGAAAAGCTGATAATTTTGCTCCCTCTGTCTCCAACCATCGCTTTCGCCATAAACGAGTCATATCTAGACTAATCTCTAATATTCGAGCAATTTCGCCGTTATTTTTCCCTGATGATGCCAGAAGAATAATTTTGGCTCGGATGACGATTTGCTGTGCTGTCTTATGTCCCTTTATCAACTCTTGTAGTTCATTCTGCTCACTATCACTCAAACTTAATTCTTTTGGAGCTAATCTTGCCATACCCTGATTCTTTGTCACCAAACAAAGCTTTTCATCTACTGACTTAATTATCCCATATAATACTCGGCTTACTTCCGCCGTCTTGTACTAGTGCGGACGTAAATTAATCCCGCTTGCTGTGGTCTATTTTGAATAAATTTTAATAATAATTGTTTCCTACCCCTTGGTGTCCAAGCAATGTGGACAGTGGGATGCAAATTAGGACGGTAGGGATTAAGGCGAAAAGTTTCAGGTTGCTGTAATTGTAAAACTGTTTGAATGATGTTTTGGGCTGATGGGTCAGCAGTCGCAGTAAAAGCCGCAATACTAATTTTAGTTCCCGGTGGTTTTGACTTGAGCAGTGCT contains these protein-coding regions:
- a CDS encoding Uma2 family endonuclease, translating into MTQTAPSTSKLMTMAEYLAYDDGTDTRYELVDGELVEMPTESPENCKLAKLLMLELAKYISIVLINLKDMEIVVSGKRAKVRLPDLTILTEEGYTALGGQRSNTITQDMPPPALVIEIVSPGQQNRDRDYRYKRTEYAARGIAEYWIIDPERQQLTLCLWVNGQYEDTIYVTDTPLASTVIPDCKLSAAQILAFGQN
- a CDS encoding transposase; translation: MYLNAIDRHLKGERTISIDEMTGIQATERIEKDLPMRPGKVERREFEYIRHGTQTLIASFDVATGQIIRPTCGDSRTEVDFIFHIHQTIATDPNAKKWHLIMDCLNTHQSESLVRFVAQIEGLNINLGIKGKSGILKSMKSRAAFLSDPTHQIVFHYTPLHSSWLNQIEIWFSILVRKLLRRASFQSQDDLKTRILAFIDYFNQTMAKPFKWTYKGKVLAV
- a CDS encoding helix-turn-helix domain-containing protein — encoded protein: MARLAPKELSLSDSEQNELQELIKGHKTAQQIVIRAKIILLASSGKNNGEIARILEISLDMTRLWRKRWLETEGAKLSAFQRLQDQERTGAPVKFSMEQVIELFALACSPPEDYGRTISHWTSRELTDEITKQGIIESISVRHVGRLLEEAQLKPHQSRYWLTPPPG